The Raphanus sativus cultivar WK10039 unplaced genomic scaffold, ASM80110v3 Scaffold1335, whole genome shotgun sequence genome includes the window ATGAAAGATAATGACACCATGAACAATGTTTGTTTCCATCCACATTGTTAAAAAGTGAGATCAAACCCGCAATGAACCTGACAAGGAAACAAACCGgttttgtgtaatttttttctaGTGTTTCTAGAAGAAAACAGACTGgtttatatatagttaatataaatttaacaacTTACCAAccaagcaagaggagaagagagacaGTCCATAATATGGCTTGACAGATATTATACTTGTGAGGTTTAGCTGCAGGAGCGTTTCTTTGGTTGATCCATCCGTAATGAGGACGGATTAAAAGCACGAATCCAAGAAGAAAACCAGTAGCAAAACCTCCAATATGTGCAAAGTTATCCACTCCAGGAAGCACACCGAGTCCCAAGTTTACAGCCACAATCAGTACAAGAGTTATGATCGTCACAACCTAGACAAAGCATTGGCAAAGAACATGAACTTCCAAACTTTAATAACATCAATGAACTAATATGTGATTTGATTTTCCGGTTATCGGAAAAACACATAATAATTCTTATAATTTGGAAACATTGTTTAACACATTATATTTATCCAGATGTGTGACCATGTGGTGGTGTATTGTTCCTATATGAAACATGTTTTTGAATGTGTTTGGGTTACCTTGTTAGTATAGATTGTCCAGTTGATAAAGATCTCAGAGAGCATTCCTCCAAGTAAACCAAAGACAGCACCAGATGCTCCCACAGAGATGTTTGAGCGGAGGAAAAGAGCTGACAATATACTTCCTCCAAACCCCGATATTAAATAAAGCAACCCAATCCGTactaagagaaaaaaaaaatgaaaagtataGGTTATACACATATTTCATTAGAGATATGTAACAAAATAGATCAAGAGAGTACTTACTAAAACCGAATTCACGTTCCATACGCATACCGATGAACAAAAGAGTCAACATGTTCACCAACAAATGAACAACTCCTCCATGTAACCAGTTGCAAGATAGTAGACGCCATCCTTCATCTCCGTTAACCACTTTCTTCACATCTAATCCGCCCATTGTTCTTAACCTGTTTCCAAGTaaccaaaattaaccaaaatcaATCTCAAATTAGGAGAAAGAAACACACTTTCTCTAGAACTCAAACTAACATCAATCTGATACTTCTTTCAAGCTATAGAGGGAGCAAACAAGAACCCTAGAAGTAGAGAGCTTTACGTGAGAGAGGAAGGACCCAGAAGAGGATTCTCTTTTGTACTCTGAAACGAGAACCGACCCAAGAAACCAGCGAAACAGTCTCCAGAATTCTTCGGACAGTTGTTGACGTACATGGTGATCACGAACACGACGACGTTAGCGATCACGAAACAGGGGATGAGCCAAGAGAACCAGCTCCGAAACTCTTTAACTCCTCTTCCTCGTTCTTCGTAAGAGCCTCCTCGACTTCGATTCTGAGATCGATGTTGCTCAGACAGAGCAGACGATTCCACATCCATTCGGTGGATGTTGTTGCTCTCGCTCTGTCGTGTTCTTCCCCAAATCGGAGCTGTCTCTGAATCTTTCTCACCCATCGAAGCAATTAAAAGATTCGAGCTTTTGAACTAAATCCGGGAGATTTGAGATTGGGTTTTCGTGTTCGGtctctatctctatctctaTGGGGTTTATATTGGTTTGGACATTGGAGTTATGAGAAGTTCTATC containing:
- the LOC108849743 gene encoding RHOMBOID-like protein 4; translated protein: MGEKDSETAPIWGRTRQSESNNIHRMDVESSALSEQHRSQNRSRGGSYEERGRGVKEFRSWFSWLIPCFVIANVVVFVITMYVNNCPKNSGDCFAGFLGRFSFQSTKENPLLGPSSLTLRTMGGLDVKKVVNGDEGWRLLSCNWLHGGVVHLLVNMLTLLFIGMRMEREFGFIRIGLLYLISGFGGSILSALFLRSNISVGASGAVFGLLGGMLSEIFINWTIYTNKVVTIITLVLIVAVNLGLGVLPGVDNFAHIGGFATGFLLGFVLLIRPHYGWINQRNAPAAKPHKYNICQAILWTVSLLLLLGWFIAGLISLFNNVDGNKHCSWCHYLSCVPTSRWSCNREPASCTTTQLGNQLSITCLRNGKSGSYILANPSDSRINSLCVQLCR